From a region of the Streptomyces caniferus genome:
- a CDS encoding ABC transporter permease produces MLDYIRLEVRRTLRDRGFVIFGIGMPVLMYLLMTNIGAGPGGAGMEWKTASMVGMAAYGALGAAIGTGTGVAEDKQLGWLRQLRITPLGPVRVVVGRGITSSVTVLPALASVLLVGALVNGVRMPAWQWAALAALLWLGTAPFTLLGLGNGYRLSAQSTGVVNTGCLLLLSIIGGLWFPAELFPGWLHSLSSWTPGNRFAELGRSVTQGGAPGLGTVAVLAAWLALFGGYAVYAYRRAARTV; encoded by the coding sequence ATGCTCGACTACATCCGCCTCGAGGTGCGCCGCACCCTGCGCGACAGAGGCTTTGTGATCTTCGGTATCGGGATGCCGGTGCTGATGTACCTGCTGATGACCAACATCGGCGCGGGCCCCGGCGGCGCCGGCATGGAGTGGAAGACCGCGTCGATGGTCGGCATGGCCGCGTACGGCGCGCTGGGCGCGGCGATCGGCACGGGCACGGGCGTCGCCGAGGACAAACAGCTGGGCTGGCTGCGGCAACTGCGCATCACCCCGCTGGGCCCGGTCCGGGTGGTCGTGGGCCGGGGCATCACCTCTTCGGTGACCGTGCTGCCGGCGCTCGCCTCCGTGCTGCTGGTGGGCGCGCTGGTCAACGGCGTCCGGATGCCGGCCTGGCAGTGGGCCGCGCTGGCCGCACTGCTGTGGCTCGGCACCGCCCCCTTCACCCTGCTCGGCCTCGGCAACGGCTACCGCCTCTCCGCGCAGTCCACCGGCGTGGTCAACACGGGCTGTCTGCTGCTGCTGTCGATCATCGGTGGTCTGTGGTTCCCGGCCGAGCTGTTCCCCGGCTGGCTGCACTCGCTGTCGTCGTGGACCCCCGGCAACCGCTTCGCCGAGCTCGGCCGGAGCGTCACCCAGGGCGGCGCACCGGGCCTGGGCACAGTGGCGGTACTGGCCGCCTGGCTGGCACTCTTCGGCGGTTACGCGGTGTACGCGTACCGTCGGGCCGCACGAACGGTGTGA
- a CDS encoding histidine kinase, whose product MERTGDTTVQQTKQRAAGDEDPGGAEGAHDSTCRPKRPGRKSDRGPGKYAFLPWLLMGLGAFSNIIQGRTGNPWLAGLGLLAFNSLYITVIWSSFNPRLRDSRHPLYALGLLTAVTFAIALGFGGNWFLFFPLLSLASGTVRALRGKKLALWLITLSGTAGYLAGGHADRPWGSFGIGYGTFLSGMVTATVLSLFDTIQELNTTRQELARSAVEKERLRFSRDLHDLLGHTLSVVVVKAEAVRRLAPRDLDAALAQAADIEAVGRQALTEIREAVTGYREGSLTTELDRARSALEAAGIEPVVRQAGPPLPPQAGALLGWVVREGVTNAVRHSGATRCEIDVHTDEERVRLTITDDGRGPVSSEAAAAPGLPWLRDRVPGRDAEAGGGARDERNGTNGVNGTDDSSRPDTAQGSGRPDPPAPAHGSGPVGGTGLKGLAERLAAAGGTLRSGPDGRRGFRVTAELPVGTGDMADVEELTR is encoded by the coding sequence ATGGAGCGGACCGGGGACACGACAGTGCAGCAGACGAAGCAGCGGGCCGCCGGGGACGAGGATCCCGGCGGCGCCGAGGGCGCGCACGACAGCACGTGCCGGCCGAAGCGGCCGGGCCGGAAGTCGGACCGGGGCCCGGGAAAGTACGCCTTCCTGCCCTGGCTGCTGATGGGCCTGGGCGCCTTCTCCAACATCATCCAGGGCAGGACGGGCAACCCCTGGCTGGCCGGACTCGGGCTGCTCGCCTTCAACTCCCTCTACATCACCGTCATCTGGTCGTCCTTCAACCCGCGACTGCGGGACTCCCGTCATCCGCTGTACGCGCTGGGCCTGCTGACCGCCGTCACCTTCGCCATCGCCCTCGGGTTCGGCGGCAACTGGTTCCTGTTCTTCCCGCTGCTGTCCCTGGCCTCCGGCACGGTCCGCGCCCTGCGCGGCAAGAAACTCGCCCTCTGGCTGATCACGCTCAGCGGCACGGCCGGGTATCTGGCCGGCGGGCACGCCGACCGCCCGTGGGGCTCGTTCGGCATCGGGTACGGCACGTTCCTGTCCGGCATGGTGACGGCCACGGTCCTCAGCCTGTTCGACACCATCCAGGAGCTGAACACCACCCGCCAGGAGCTGGCCCGCAGCGCCGTCGAGAAGGAGCGGCTGCGCTTCTCCCGCGATCTGCACGACCTGCTGGGGCACACCCTGTCCGTGGTGGTGGTCAAGGCCGAGGCGGTCCGCCGCCTGGCCCCGCGCGATCTGGACGCGGCGCTCGCCCAGGCCGCCGACATCGAGGCGGTCGGCCGGCAGGCGCTGACCGAGATCCGCGAGGCCGTCACCGGCTACCGCGAGGGCAGTCTGACCACCGAGCTGGACCGGGCCCGTTCGGCGCTGGAGGCGGCCGGGATCGAGCCCGTCGTACGGCAGGCGGGACCGCCGCTGCCCCCACAGGCCGGCGCGCTGCTGGGCTGGGTGGTCCGCGAGGGCGTCACCAACGCCGTCCGGCACAGCGGTGCCACCCGCTGCGAGATCGACGTCCACACCGACGAGGAACGGGTACGGCTGACGATCACGGACGACGGCCGCGGTCCCGTAAGCTCCGAAGCTGCCGCGGCACCCGGCCTGCCCTGGCTGCGCGACCGCGTCCCCGGACGCGACGCCGAAGCGGGCGGCGGGGCGCGGGACGAGCGGAACGGTACGAACGGCGTGAACGGCACGGACGACTCGTCCCGCCCGGACACTGCGCAGGGTTCCGGCCGGCCGGACCCCCCGGCGCCGGCCCACGGTTCGGGGCCCGTGGGCGGCACGGGCCTGAAGGGGCTGGCCGAGCGCCTGGCCGCGGCGGGCGGCACCCTGCGCAGCGGCCCGGACGGCCGGCGCGGCTTCCGTGTCACGGCCGAACTGCCGGTCGGCACGGGTGATATGGCGGACGTGGAGGAGTTGACCAGGTGA
- a CDS encoding response regulator transcription factor, translating to MIKVLLAEDQRMMRGALALLLDLEEDMQVVAQVAAGDQIVAAALDARPDIALLDIELPGRSGLDAAADLRAQLPSCKVLIVTTFGRPGYLRRAMEAGASGFLVKDGPVEDLAAAIRRVLAGERVIDPGLAAAALSAGPNPLTQRERDVLTTAVDGATVADIAGRLHLSQATVRNYLSAAIGKTGTRNRMEAVRAARQNGWL from the coding sequence GTGATCAAGGTCCTGCTGGCGGAGGACCAGCGAATGATGCGGGGCGCGCTGGCGCTGCTGCTCGACTTGGAGGAGGACATGCAGGTGGTGGCCCAGGTCGCGGCGGGCGATCAGATCGTCGCCGCCGCCCTGGACGCCCGCCCCGATATCGCGCTCCTGGACATCGAACTGCCCGGCCGCAGCGGCCTGGACGCCGCGGCCGATCTGCGCGCGCAGCTGCCGTCCTGCAAGGTGCTGATCGTGACGACCTTCGGCCGCCCCGGCTATCTGCGCCGCGCGATGGAGGCCGGGGCGTCCGGCTTCCTGGTGAAGGACGGCCCGGTGGAGGACCTGGCGGCGGCGATCCGCCGGGTGCTCGCCGGCGAGCGGGTGATCGACCCCGGTCTCGCGGCGGCGGCACTGAGCGCCGGCCCCAATCCCCTGACCCAGCGCGAACGCGATGTCCTGACCACCGCCGTGGACGGCGCCACCGTCGCCGATATCGCCGGCAGACTCCACCTCTCCCAGGCCACCGTCCGCAACTACCTCTCGGCGGCCATCGGCAAGACCGGTACCCGCAACCGTATGGAGGCGGTGCGGGCGGCGCGGCAGAACGGCTGGCTGTAG
- a CDS encoding MFS transporter, which produces MGGMPPIAAPATLPETTRRTAAPAWLVMLLVCAGQFLVVLDVSVVNVALPAMRTGLGLSELGLQWIVNAYVITFAGFMLLGGRAADIFGRKRIFVLGLALFTVASLGGGLAQHPWQLIAARTVQGVGAAVLSPATLTILTTSFPSGPARNRAIATWTAVGAGGGAVGGLVGGVLTEYLSWRWVLMINVPVGALVLAGAVLWLTESRQGAGRRLDVPGAMLVTAGLALVAYGIVQTETDGWASASALLPLAAGLVVIAAFLAVEARAKAPLMPLGLFRVRSVSSANGAMVLAGAAMFSMWYFLSLYAQNVLGYRPLEAGLSFIPHSLSIVLGSTLGPRLMNRLGAKTLAISGAVISAAGMAWQGTMDVDGTYLGTILGPGILMALGAGLTATPIAAIATSGADPADQGLVSGLINTSRQMGGALGLSVLSTVAATRSAAGHGPKALADGYGLAFHVGAAILLGSIVLMVLALPRRPADAAHG; this is translated from the coding sequence ATGGGCGGCATGCCCCCGATAGCCGCCCCCGCCACCCTGCCCGAAACCACGCGCCGGACGGCCGCACCGGCCTGGCTGGTGATGCTGCTGGTGTGCGCGGGGCAGTTCCTGGTCGTCCTGGACGTCTCCGTCGTGAATGTGGCCCTGCCCGCCATGCGGACCGGCCTGGGCCTGAGCGAACTGGGCCTGCAGTGGATCGTCAACGCCTACGTGATCACCTTCGCCGGCTTCATGCTGCTCGGCGGCCGGGCCGCCGACATCTTCGGCCGTAAGCGGATCTTCGTCCTGGGGCTGGCGCTGTTCACCGTCGCGAGCCTGGGCGGCGGACTGGCCCAGCACCCCTGGCAGTTGATCGCGGCCCGGACGGTTCAGGGCGTCGGCGCAGCCGTGCTCTCGCCGGCCACCCTCACGATCCTGACCACGTCGTTTCCGTCCGGTCCGGCCCGTAACCGGGCCATCGCCACCTGGACGGCGGTCGGTGCCGGCGGTGGTGCGGTGGGCGGTCTGGTCGGCGGGGTGCTGACCGAATATCTGTCATGGCGCTGGGTGTTGATGATCAACGTCCCGGTCGGGGCACTGGTACTGGCCGGTGCGGTGCTCTGGCTCACCGAGAGCAGGCAGGGCGCCGGGCGGCGGCTGGATGTGCCCGGCGCGATGCTGGTGACCGCCGGGCTCGCGCTGGTGGCGTACGGGATCGTGCAGACCGAGACGGACGGCTGGGCGTCGGCCTCCGCGCTGCTGCCGCTGGCCGCCGGGCTGGTCGTGATCGCGGCGTTCCTGGCCGTCGAGGCGCGTGCCAAGGCTCCGCTGATGCCGCTGGGGCTCTTCCGGGTGCGCTCGGTCTCCTCGGCGAACGGGGCGATGGTGCTGGCCGGCGCCGCGATGTTCTCCATGTGGTACTTCCTGTCGCTGTACGCGCAGAACGTGCTGGGCTACCGGCCCCTGGAGGCCGGGCTCTCCTTCATCCCGCACTCGCTCTCCATCGTGCTCGGCTCCACGCTCGGGCCACGGCTGATGAACCGGCTGGGCGCCAAGACCCTGGCCATCTCCGGTGCGGTGATCTCCGCGGCCGGGATGGCGTGGCAGGGGACGATGGACGTCGACGGCACCTACCTCGGCACGATCCTCGGCCCCGGCATCCTGATGGCGCTGGGTGCGGGCCTGACCGCGACACCGATCGCGGCGATCGCCACCTCCGGTGCCGACCCCGCCGACCAGGGGCTGGTCTCCGGCCTGATCAACACGTCCCGCCAGATGGGCGGCGCCCTGGGCCTGTCGGTCCTGTCGACCGTCGCCGCGACCCGCAGCGCGGCGGGGCACGGCCCGAAGGCCCTGGCGGACGGGTACGGCCTGGCCTTCCACGTCGGCGCCGCGATCCTGCTGGGCAGCATCGTGCTGATGGTCCTCGCGCTGCCCCGGCGACCGGCGGACGCCGCCCACGGCTGA
- a CDS encoding lipid-transfer protein: MAGKAYVVGVGMTKFEKPETRAWQYWDMAKEAGTKALADAGIGYEAVEQLPVGFCYQASTAGQRAAYELGLTGIPVYNVNNNCATASTALMMARQFVEAGINDCVMALGFEKMKRGALGGGADSGARGGATDVGGGTSPVARHYGVMAAAHGFEMTPPTAQIFGNAAREHMERHGTTAAQLAAVGAKNHRHSAHNPHAQFQDVYTVEEVLAAKTIHRPLTRLQCSPTSDGAAAAVVASERFVREHGLADRAVEIAAQAMTTDTEESFASGSCIDAVGKPMTRAAARQAFAAGGLGIEDVDVIELHDCFSINELLTYEALGMCADGESGKLVADGATTYGGRWVVNPSGGLISKGHPLGATGLAQTAELVWQLRGTAGERQVPGARVGLAHNIGLGGAAVVTLLRR; the protein is encoded by the coding sequence ATGGCTGGCAAGGCGTACGTCGTAGGCGTCGGGATGACGAAGTTCGAGAAGCCCGAGACCCGCGCGTGGCAGTACTGGGACATGGCGAAGGAGGCGGGCACCAAGGCGCTCGCCGACGCCGGGATCGGCTACGAGGCGGTCGAGCAGCTGCCGGTCGGCTTCTGCTACCAGGCCTCGACGGCCGGCCAGCGCGCCGCCTACGAACTGGGCCTGACCGGCATCCCGGTCTACAACGTCAACAACAACTGCGCGACCGCCTCGACCGCGCTGATGATGGCGCGCCAGTTCGTCGAGGCCGGGATCAACGACTGTGTCATGGCGCTCGGCTTCGAGAAGATGAAGCGGGGCGCGCTGGGCGGCGGTGCGGACAGCGGTGCCCGTGGCGGAGCCACTGATGTCGGGGGCGGGACCTCCCCGGTGGCCCGCCACTACGGGGTGATGGCCGCCGCCCACGGTTTCGAGATGACCCCGCCCACCGCCCAGATCTTCGGCAACGCGGCCCGCGAGCACATGGAGCGCCACGGCACCACCGCCGCACAGCTGGCCGCGGTCGGCGCCAAGAACCACCGGCACTCCGCCCACAACCCCCACGCCCAGTTCCAGGACGTCTACACGGTCGAGGAGGTCCTCGCCGCCAAGACCATCCACCGCCCGCTGACCAGGCTGCAGTGCTCGCCGACCTCCGACGGCGCGGCCGCGGCCGTGGTCGCCTCCGAGCGGTTCGTCCGCGAACACGGCCTGGCCGACCGGGCGGTGGAGATCGCCGCACAGGCCATGACGACGGACACCGAGGAGAGTTTCGCCTCCGGTTCCTGCATCGATGCCGTAGGCAAACCCATGACGCGGGCCGCGGCCCGGCAGGCCTTCGCGGCCGGCGGCCTCGGCATCGAGGACGTCGACGTCATCGAGCTGCACGACTGCTTCTCGATCAATGAGCTGCTGACGTACGAGGCGCTGGGCATGTGCGCGGACGGGGAGTCGGGGAAGCTGGTCGCCGACGGTGCCACGACCTACGGCGGCCGCTGGGTGGTCAACCCGTCCGGCGGTCTGATCTCCAAGGGGCATCCGCTGGGCGCGACGGGGCTGGCGCAGACCGCCGAGCTGGTCTGGCAGCTCCGCGGCACGGCGGGCGAGCGGCAGGTCCCCGGCGCCAGGGTGGGCCTGGCACACAACATCGGGCTGGGCGGGGCCGCGGTGGTGACGCTGCTGCGCAGGTGA
- a CDS encoding acyl-CoA dehydrogenase, with protein MGIGITPEHRDLAEAARGWAARAVPPEEVRKLLDAAHGRQGRPPYWDQLAAQGLLGLHLPEADGGGGGELLDLAVALEELGRAAFPGPYLPTTLAAELLHRGGAHRPLVRTLAAGERLAAVALGPGSLTATADADGYVLDGTAPPVLAGADADLIVLAARTSTDTVWLAVDAGTLSVRVQESADPTRPTAEVRADGVPVPGDRVLAVDGDLVRDTAGVLFAAESCGTAAWALHTAAEHAKVREQFGRPIGQFQAVKHLCADMLVRCEQARALVWDAARALHEPPGVRALVAALATATALDAAFGCAKDCIQILGGTGFTWEHDAHLHLRRSTVARQLLGGGDTHRLRAARHAADGARRALQLELPAEAAGFRAAARTVVDGVRGLDPAAVRRALAPTGYAAPHLPEPYGLGAGPVQQLAIQQELADAGVGISDLGIATWVVPSLIAHGTREQQERYLLPSLRGDLLWCQLFSEPEAGSDLASLRTRAERVDGGWRINGQKVWTSAAQWASHGILLARTDPDAPKHKGLTFFVVDMKAAGIGVRPLKEITGDALFNEVYFDEVLLPADAVVGAVDDGWKVARTTLDNERVHMADQLTFDTGLEALLDRAAALDDAVRAKVGALAAEAHALGCIGLRTTLQQVSGLEPGAGASIRKLVQTPHQQKVAELALELLGPDGAVREGAGERALHGFLMSRCLTIAGGTTQVQLNVVAERLLGLPRDPEPRPLI; from the coding sequence ATGGGCATCGGAATCACACCAGAGCACCGTGACCTGGCGGAGGCGGCGAGGGGCTGGGCCGCCCGCGCCGTACCGCCCGAAGAGGTGCGCAAGCTGCTCGACGCCGCGCACGGTCGGCAGGGGCGGCCCCCGTACTGGGACCAGCTCGCCGCGCAGGGCCTGCTCGGGCTCCACCTCCCCGAGGCCGACGGCGGCGGAGGCGGCGAACTCCTCGACCTCGCCGTGGCGCTGGAGGAACTGGGCCGCGCCGCGTTCCCCGGCCCGTACCTGCCCACCACCCTCGCCGCCGAGCTGCTGCACCGCGGCGGCGCCCACCGGCCCCTCGTACGGACCCTGGCCGCCGGCGAGCGCCTCGCCGCCGTCGCCCTCGGCCCCGGCTCCCTCACCGCCACGGCGGACGCCGACGGTTACGTCCTGGACGGCACCGCACCCCCGGTCCTGGCCGGCGCCGATGCGGACCTGATCGTGCTGGCCGCACGGACCTCCACGGACACCGTCTGGCTCGCCGTCGACGCCGGGACGCTGTCCGTACGCGTCCAGGAGAGCGCCGATCCGACCCGGCCGACCGCGGAGGTGCGCGCGGACGGGGTGCCGGTGCCCGGGGACCGGGTGCTGGCCGTCGACGGTGACCTCGTCCGCGACACCGCCGGGGTGCTGTTCGCCGCCGAGAGCTGCGGGACGGCCGCGTGGGCGCTGCACACCGCCGCCGAACACGCCAAGGTGCGCGAGCAGTTCGGCCGTCCGATCGGTCAGTTCCAGGCCGTCAAACACCTCTGCGCCGACATGCTCGTCCGCTGCGAGCAGGCCCGCGCCCTGGTCTGGGACGCCGCCCGCGCGCTGCACGAGCCGCCCGGGGTCCGCGCGCTGGTCGCGGCGCTGGCCACCGCGACCGCCCTGGACGCCGCCTTCGGCTGCGCCAAGGACTGCATCCAGATCCTCGGCGGCACCGGCTTCACCTGGGAGCACGACGCCCACCTCCATCTGCGGCGCTCGACCGTCGCCCGCCAGCTGCTCGGCGGCGGGGACACCCACCGGCTGCGCGCCGCCCGCCACGCCGCGGACGGTGCCCGGCGCGCACTGCAGCTGGAACTCCCCGCCGAGGCCGCGGGGTTCCGCGCCGCGGCCCGTACGGTCGTCGACGGCGTACGCGGCCTCGACCCCGCTGCCGTACGACGCGCCCTCGCCCCCACCGGATATGCCGCCCCGCACCTCCCCGAGCCCTACGGGCTGGGCGCCGGCCCCGTACAGCAGCTCGCGATCCAGCAGGAGCTGGCCGACGCCGGGGTCGGCATCAGCGATCTGGGCATCGCCACCTGGGTGGTCCCCTCACTGATCGCCCACGGCACCCGGGAGCAGCAGGAGCGGTACCTGCTGCCGTCGCTGCGCGGCGACCTGCTGTGGTGTCAGCTGTTCTCCGAGCCCGAGGCCGGTTCGGACCTGGCCTCCCTGCGGACCCGCGCCGAGCGGGTGGACGGCGGCTGGCGGATCAACGGGCAGAAGGTGTGGACCTCGGCGGCGCAGTGGGCGAGCCACGGCATCCTGCTCGCCCGCACCGACCCGGACGCGCCCAAGCACAAGGGCCTGACCTTCTTCGTCGTCGATATGAAAGCCGCCGGCATCGGGGTCCGCCCGCTGAAGGAGATCACCGGCGACGCCCTCTTCAACGAGGTCTACTTCGACGAGGTGCTGCTGCCGGCCGACGCGGTGGTCGGTGCGGTCGACGACGGCTGGAAGGTGGCCCGCACCACCCTGGACAACGAACGTGTCCACATGGCCGACCAGTTGACCTTCGACACCGGTCTGGAGGCGCTGCTCGACCGCGCCGCCGCGCTGGACGACGCGGTGCGTGCGAAGGTGGGCGCGCTGGCCGCCGAGGCACACGCCCTGGGCTGCATCGGCCTGCGCACCACGCTCCAGCAGGTATCGGGTCTGGAGCCGGGGGCCGGTGCCAGCATCCGCAAGCTGGTGCAGACCCCGCACCAGCAGAAGGTCGCCGAGCTGGCGCTGGAGCTGCTCGGACCGGACGGCGCGGTGCGCGAAGGAGCCGGCGAACGGGCGCTGCACGGCTTCTTGATGTCGCGCTGCCTGACCATCGCCGGCGGCACCACCCAGGTGCAGTTGAACGTCGTCGCGGAGCGGCTGCTCGGCCTGCCCCGGGACCCGGAGCCCCGCCCCCTGATCTGA
- a CDS encoding class I SAM-dependent methyltransferase produces MSAPTAPAAPQPEILAAFEAAKGFMPVDEGLALYAAAADAAALGLPLVEVGTYCGRSTILLADAARAAGVMAVTVDHHRGSEEQQPGWEYHDPTVVDPEVGRMDTLPTFRRTLHAAGLEDQVIALVGRSPQAAKVWQAPVGLVFIDGGHTDEHATADYEGWAPHVAPDGLLVIHDVFPDPVDEWTGQAPYRVYRRALESGAFTEISAHRSLRVLRRTGAGI; encoded by the coding sequence ATGTCCGCTCCCACGGCTCCGGCCGCCCCGCAGCCGGAGATCCTCGCCGCGTTCGAGGCGGCGAAGGGCTTCATGCCCGTGGACGAGGGCCTCGCGCTGTACGCGGCGGCCGCCGACGCGGCGGCGCTCGGGCTGCCGCTGGTGGAGGTCGGCACGTACTGCGGCCGGTCCACGATCCTGCTCGCGGACGCCGCCCGCGCCGCCGGGGTCATGGCGGTCACCGTCGACCACCACCGGGGCAGCGAGGAGCAGCAGCCCGGCTGGGAGTACCACGACCCGACCGTCGTCGACCCCGAGGTCGGCCGGATGGACACCCTGCCCACCTTCCGCCGCACCCTGCACGCCGCGGGTCTGGAGGACCAGGTGATCGCCCTGGTGGGCCGGTCGCCGCAGGCCGCGAAGGTCTGGCAGGCGCCGGTGGGCCTGGTCTTCATCGACGGCGGGCACACCGACGAGCACGCCACCGCCGACTACGAGGGCTGGGCCCCGCATGTCGCGCCCGACGGACTGCTGGTGATCCACGACGTGTTCCCCGACCCGGTCGACGAGTGGACGGGTCAGGCCCCGTACCGCGTCTACCGCAGGGCCCTGGAGTCCGGCGCCTTCACCGAGATCTCGGCCCACCGGTCGCTGCGGGTCCTGCGGCGGACCGGGGCCGGCATCTGA
- a CDS encoding N-acetylmuramoyl-L-alanine amidase: MSNGSTPPPHRRLRGTLLVVVAAVVVIGVGGWLVWRSPGSGGEPSRAGRPSEGRSPGHISGGTAGPGDGGHGSRGGDAGTGGAHHGLKGKVVVIDPGHNPHNRDHGEKIARQVDIGNAHKECDTTGTSTDDGYAEASFTLDVARRARTLLRAAGAKVVFTQDGDRPYGPCVDERAALGNKAHADAVLSLHADGSGAGNRGFHVILPARVTDGPADTATIVAPSRRLGERLADRFHAVTGSPRSNYIGEGTGLDVRSDLGGLNLSTVPKVFIECGNMRDPKDAAQLTDARWRQKAARGITEGITDFLTH; the protein is encoded by the coding sequence GTGTCGAACGGCAGTACTCCCCCTCCGCACCGCCGCCTGCGCGGCACCCTCCTCGTCGTCGTGGCCGCTGTGGTGGTCATCGGCGTGGGGGGCTGGCTGGTCTGGCGGTCGCCGGGGTCCGGCGGCGAGCCGTCCCGGGCGGGCCGGCCCTCGGAGGGCCGGTCGCCGGGGCACATATCCGGCGGCACGGCCGGACCCGGCGACGGCGGCCACGGCTCCCGGGGCGGCGACGCGGGCACGGGCGGTGCGCACCACGGACTCAAGGGCAAGGTCGTGGTGATCGACCCCGGCCACAACCCGCACAACCGCGACCACGGCGAGAAGATCGCCCGGCAGGTGGACATCGGCAACGCCCACAAGGAGTGCGACACCACCGGCACCTCCACCGACGACGGTTACGCCGAGGCGTCCTTCACCCTCGACGTCGCCCGCCGCGCCCGCACCCTCCTCCGGGCCGCGGGCGCCAAGGTCGTGTTCACCCAGGACGGCGACCGCCCGTACGGGCCGTGCGTGGACGAACGCGCCGCCCTCGGCAACAAGGCGCACGCCGACGCCGTGCTCTCGCTGCACGCCGACGGCTCGGGCGCCGGCAACCGCGGCTTCCACGTCATCCTCCCGGCGCGCGTCACGGACGGCCCGGCCGACACCGCCACGATCGTGGCGCCCTCGCGACGGCTGGGCGAACGGCTCGCCGACCGCTTCCACGCGGTCACCGGAAGCCCGCGTTCCAATTACATCGGCGAAGGCACCGGGCTCGACGTACGTTCCGATCTCGGCGGCCTCAACCTCTCCACCGTGCCGAAGGTGTTCATCGAGTGCGGCAATATGCGCGATCCGAAGGACGCCGCGCAATTGACCGACGCCCGGTGGCGGCAGAAAGCGGCCCGTGGGATCACCGAGGGCATTACGGACTTCTTGACGCACTGA
- a CDS encoding DUF5336 domain-containing protein, translating into MNIRSLTRGDGVVIGAAVLLFIASFLALSGGPDCSGALAKYCEAQDYSSINAWDALSTLMSVYLAGVIGAAIIIVSRALPQSQQRKVAGLDLAQFGVALTVFAAWTALWTIIGAPSAGAGLIIGLIATLALAGAAVATPLVPPLQAALVGAPKPQAAPYGAGPNPGYGYPGAQQQAGHGYGYPGGQQQPQPGQSYGQQAPADATGGGQTAAVPAGATPAAAAPSDFAPFWFAVPVARPLYGEDGSPAPIAELAPGTWYLAVEQRGQALIAQTQDGRRGVLQDTTGIQRG; encoded by the coding sequence GTGAACATCCGCTCCCTCACTCGAGGCGACGGCGTGGTGATCGGAGCAGCGGTGTTGCTGTTCATCGCCTCGTTCCTCGCGCTCTCCGGCGGCCCGGACTGCTCCGGCGCGCTCGCCAAGTACTGCGAAGCCCAGGACTACTCCAGCATCAACGCCTGGGATGCGCTGAGCACCCTCATGAGCGTGTACCTGGCCGGGGTGATCGGTGCGGCAATCATCATCGTCAGCCGGGCGCTGCCGCAGTCGCAGCAGCGCAAGGTCGCCGGTCTCGACCTCGCCCAGTTCGGTGTCGCCCTCACCGTGTTCGCGGCCTGGACTGCACTGTGGACCATCATCGGCGCGCCGAGCGCCGGTGCCGGCCTGATCATCGGCCTGATCGCCACCCTGGCCCTGGCCGGTGCCGCCGTCGCCACGCCGCTCGTGCCGCCGCTCCAGGCCGCCCTGGTCGGCGCCCCGAAGCCGCAGGCCGCCCCCTACGGGGCGGGCCCCAACCCGGGTTACGGCTACCCCGGCGCCCAGCAGCAGGCGGGCCACGGCTACGGCTACCCGGGCGGCCAGCAGCAGCCCCAGCCCGGCCAGTCCTACGGCCAGCAGGCCCCGGCCGACGCCACGGGCGGCGGTCAGACGGCAGCCGTCCCCGCGGGAGCCACCCCCGCGGCCGCCGCCCCCTCGGACTTCGCGCCGTTCTGGTTCGCGGTGCCCGTCGCGCGTCCGCTGTACGGCGAGGACGGCTCTCCGGCGCCGATCGCCGAACTGGCGCCCGGCACCTGGTACCTCGCGGTGGAGCAGCGCGGCCAGGCCCTGATCGCCCAGACCCAGGACGGCCGTCGCGGCGTCCTGCAGGACACCACCGGTATCCAGCGCGGCTGA